The following are encoded together in the Parabacteroides chongii genome:
- a CDS encoding PNGase F N-terminal domain-containing protein, with product MTKKILFSFSLAGALLLTACGHRELPAMGDYSVQVFHDTPVKFTPDQYAGYSEPGPDSIYHLVNGRIILKKVTLPDYKRNVSVNLKVTIASNGDRWDKSGSCFILPKESAINLLNIAKGEKQFPAVDSTKLENMIGIVSGEDYEPTVELMRFMTPFGVGHYSSPDDSLSSKRKPVYIDQWADSVSWEQNITDLYPLFEGGAYVGIFIDTWTAEGYIASVTIDVDESDISCDALTKRHVEPLMNTVYYIGQSYPDIFARKDVSTGFTIPEGAKNVRLKYIVTGHGGHNGGDEFVQKQNVISVDGEEVLNFIPWRNDCASFRRFNPATGVWLEKRLASYIGPKGYAEKEVEEPVASSDFSRSNWCPGSDVVPEEVELTDIQPGEHTLMVSIPEAQEIDGNKLNHWLVSAYLVWDE from the coding sequence ATGACAAAGAAAATCTTATTCTCATTTTCATTGGCAGGTGCCCTGTTGCTGACGGCATGCGGGCACCGCGAACTACCGGCAATGGGTGACTATTCCGTTCAGGTATTCCATGACACGCCGGTGAAGTTCACACCGGATCAGTATGCCGGTTATAGTGAGCCGGGACCGGATAGTATCTATCATCTGGTAAACGGACGTATCATTCTGAAAAAGGTCACGTTGCCTGACTATAAGCGCAATGTTTCTGTCAACCTGAAAGTGACGATCGCATCCAACGGCGACCGTTGGGATAAGTCGGGTTCCTGCTTTATCCTGCCGAAAGAGTCAGCGATCAATTTACTGAATATCGCTAAAGGGGAGAAACAATTTCCGGCTGTAGACAGTACGAAGCTGGAAAATATGATCGGTATCGTTTCCGGAGAAGATTATGAACCGACCGTCGAGCTGATGCGTTTTATGACACCGTTCGGGGTGGGCCATTACAGCAGTCCCGACGACTCGTTGAGCAGCAAACGCAAACCGGTTTATATCGACCAGTGGGCTGACAGCGTAAGCTGGGAGCAGAATATCACCGACTTGTATCCTTTGTTTGAAGGAGGCGCTTACGTAGGAATCTTTATCGATACCTGGACAGCCGAAGGTTATATTGCCAGTGTGACGATCGATGTAGATGAGTCGGATATTTCTTGCGATGCTTTGACGAAAAGACATGTCGAACCGTTGATGAATACGGTTTATTATATCGGCCAGTCTTATCCGGATATCTTTGCCCGCAAAGACGTCTCGACCGGTTTTACTATCCCGGAAGGTGCAAAGAACGTCCGCCTGAAATATATCGTAACTGGGCATGGCGGTCATAACGGTGGTGACGAGTTTGTCCAGAAGCAGAATGTTATCTCGGTAGATGGAGAGGAAGTTCTGAACTTCATTCCTTGGCGTAACGATTGCGCCTCTTTCCGCCGTTTTAATCCGGCGACAGGTGTTTGGCTGGAGAAACGTCTGGCTTCTTATATCGGTCCTAAAGGGTATGCCGAAAAAGAGGTGGAAGAGCCGGTCGCTTCTTCCGACTTCTCCCGTTCCAACTGGTGTCCGGGTTCCGATGTCGTTCCCGAAGAAGTGGAACTGACGGATATCCAACCTGGCGAACATACATTGATGGTCAGCATCCCCGAAGCTCAGGAGATAGACGGCAACAAGCTCAACCATTGGCTGGTTTCCGCTTATTTGGTGTGGGATGAATAA
- a CDS encoding 4-alpha-glucanotransferase encodes MKVTFNINFHTVWGQKLCVVGSIPELGSWEPALAKEMNYKGDGNWQLELELTSPQQTIEYRYFLSINDKQIFEEWEKNHQVTFEGHANHYTLYDYWQIRPANLAFYSSAFTKSLFAHPCNTYERVVKSGKKLTIKISAPRVEKSQSIAITGNQECLGNWHPDKALILSCDTFPDWHIDLDANDITYPLEYKFLVYDNDKHQPLYWEEDENRKLDLPSQDFGETVMISGLYFRDNLPLWRCAGTVIPVFSLRSEQGFGVGDLGDLRMLVDWAKKTRQRIIQVLPMNDTTMSHTWMDSYPYSAISVYALHPMYICLPQMGELKDAGRAAFYKTKQEELNAKDFVDYEVAVGYKLAYCREFFSQEGQSVLSTPEYQEFFEQNQSWLIPYAAYSYLREKYGTSDFNKWDKNAIYNKSQIRELCSEDSGAYPEISFYYFLQYILHVQFKSVSDYARKNGIVLKGDLPIGVNRTSIDAWTEPQYFNMNGQAGAPPDDFSMDGQNWGFPTYNWNIMEKDNFSWWKKRFRKLSDYFDCFRIDHILGFFRIWEVPLDYIQGLCGHFNPALPLTEDEIEQYGMVFNEARFTTPHINRKFLPELFGDLAEEVEGTYLAQSSSNHFVLKSFCDTQRKIETLFSGKTDGVSLRIKQGLFAIANEVLFLRDPQEKEKYHPRISASHSYMYSELNTSDKYAFDQLYWDFFYHRHNDFWKAQAFKRLTPLVGSTNMLVCGEDLGMIPDSVPDVMNKLQILSLEIERMPKSPQSEFTDMHNLPYHSVCTTSTHDMSPLRNWWKEDREKIQRYYNNVLHYEGQAPEECSSEIASRIVENHLATNSMLTIIPLQDWFAIDDTVKRKDIESERINVPANSNHYWRYRMHIPLERLLSEDRFNDKIAELITASGRK; translated from the coding sequence ATGAAAGTCACCTTTAATATAAACTTCCATACCGTTTGGGGTCAGAAGTTATGTGTGGTTGGATCTATTCCCGAGCTTGGCTCATGGGAGCCTGCTTTGGCGAAAGAAATGAACTACAAAGGGGATGGAAACTGGCAGCTTGAGCTGGAACTTACATCGCCTCAGCAGACCATAGAATATCGCTACTTTTTAAGTATAAACGACAAACAGATATTTGAAGAATGGGAGAAAAATCATCAGGTAACATTTGAAGGACATGCCAATCATTATACGCTATATGATTACTGGCAGATACGTCCGGCTAATCTGGCCTTTTACTCTTCGGCTTTTACCAAAAGCCTGTTTGCACATCCCTGCAATACATATGAAAGAGTTGTAAAAAGCGGAAAGAAACTGACCATTAAGATATCGGCTCCCCGTGTAGAGAAATCGCAAAGTATTGCCATTACCGGGAATCAGGAATGTCTGGGAAACTGGCATCCGGATAAAGCGTTGATACTTAGTTGCGATACATTCCCCGACTGGCACATCGACCTGGATGCGAATGACATCACTTATCCGTTGGAATATAAATTCCTGGTATATGACAATGATAAACATCAACCTTTATACTGGGAGGAAGATGAGAACCGGAAACTCGACTTGCCTTCGCAGGATTTCGGAGAAACGGTAATGATCTCCGGATTGTATTTCCGTGATAATTTACCTTTATGGCGGTGTGCGGGAACAGTTATCCCCGTATTTTCTTTACGTTCCGAACAAGGGTTCGGTGTCGGTGATCTGGGAGACTTGCGGATGCTGGTCGATTGGGCGAAGAAAACCCGCCAGCGTATTATTCAGGTATTGCCTATGAATGATACGACAATGAGTCATACCTGGATGGATTCTTATCCGTATAGTGCCATCTCCGTGTATGCCCTTCATCCGATGTATATCTGCCTGCCGCAGATGGGAGAGCTGAAGGATGCAGGCCGTGCCGCTTTTTATAAAACAAAACAAGAGGAACTGAATGCAAAAGACTTCGTCGATTATGAAGTTGCAGTAGGATATAAGCTGGCTTATTGCCGTGAGTTCTTCAGTCAGGAAGGACAGTCTGTTCTGTCGACTCCGGAATATCAGGAGTTTTTCGAACAGAACCAATCCTGGTTGATTCCTTATGCCGCTTACAGCTATCTGCGTGAAAAGTATGGAACGTCCGACTTTAACAAATGGGATAAGAATGCGATCTATAATAAATCTCAGATACGTGAATTATGTTCGGAAGACAGTGGAGCATATCCGGAAATATCGTTCTATTATTTTCTGCAATATATACTCCATGTACAATTCAAGTCGGTGTCCGACTATGCTCGTAAAAACGGTATTGTCCTGAAAGGTGATCTTCCGATCGGAGTGAACCGGACCAGTATCGATGCCTGGACGGAGCCGCAGTATTTTAATATGAACGGTCAGGCCGGAGCACCTCCCGACGACTTCTCTATGGACGGACAGAACTGGGGATTCCCTACTTATAACTGGAATATCATGGAGAAAGACAATTTCTCCTGGTGGAAGAAACGTTTCCGTAAGTTGAGCGACTATTTCGATTGTTTCCGTATCGACCATATATTAGGTTTCTTCCGTATATGGGAAGTGCCGTTGGATTATATCCAGGGGCTTTGCGGTCATTTTAATCCGGCTTTACCTCTTACCGAGGACGAGATAGAACAATATGGTATGGTATTCAACGAAGCCCGGTTTACGACACCGCATATTAACCGGAAGTTCCTGCCCGAACTATTTGGCGATTTAGCTGAAGAAGTGGAGGGAACCTATTTGGCTCAGTCTTCATCCAATCATTTTGTCTTGAAATCGTTCTGCGATACACAACGAAAGATTGAAACCCTGTTTTCCGGTAAAACAGACGGTGTTTCTTTGCGGATAAAACAGGGTTTGTTTGCCATAGCCAATGAAGTTCTGTTTTTGCGTGATCCGCAGGAAAAGGAAAAGTATCATCCCCGTATTTCCGCCAGTCATTCTTATATGTACAGTGAGTTGAATACTTCCGATAAGTATGCATTCGACCAGTTGTATTGGGACTTCTTCTATCACCGTCATAACGATTTTTGGAAAGCACAGGCATTTAAGCGTCTGACGCCATTGGTTGGAAGTACCAATATGTTGGTGTGCGGTGAGGATTTGGGAATGATACCTGATTCCGTACCCGATGTCATGAACAAACTTCAGATCCTTAGTCTCGAAATAGAACGGATGCCCAAGAGTCCGCAGAGTGAGTTCACCGATATGCATAACCTGCCTTATCATTCCGTTTGTACGACATCGACGCATGATATGTCGCCACTCCGGAACTGGTGGAAAGAAGACCGGGAAAAGATACAACGCTATTATAATAATGTATTACATTATGAGGGACAGGCACCGGAAGAATGTTCGTCGGAGATTGCTTCCCGTATTGTGGAAAATCATCTGGCGACAAACTCCATGCTGACCATTATCCCGTTACAGGATTGGTTTGCCATCGACGATACGGTAAAAAGGAAAGATATCGAATCGGAGCGGATCAATGTACCTGCCAATTCCAATCATTACTGGCGTTACCGGATGCATATCCCGTTGGAAAGACTGTTGTCGGAAGATCGTTTTAATGACAAGATTGCAGAATTGATTACTGCTTCAGGAAGAAAATAA
- the folB gene encoding dihydroneopterin aldolase, producing the protein MTVQIELEAMKFYAYHGVAPQETRVGNTFVVNLVLTAPLEKAVADDTLEDTINYAVVYEVVKREMAIPSKLIEHAAGRILAALKETFPQLLMIELKLSKLNPPFGGDVYSASVILRETYS; encoded by the coding sequence ATGACAGTACAAATAGAGCTGGAGGCCATGAAATTTTACGCTTACCATGGTGTCGCCCCACAGGAGACACGGGTTGGTAATACGTTCGTGGTGAACCTTGTTTTAACGGCACCTCTTGAAAAAGCGGTAGCCGACGATACCCTGGAAGATACGATAAATTATGCCGTTGTCTACGAGGTTGTTAAGAGAGAGATGGCAATTCCATCCAAACTGATCGAACATGCTGCCGGACGTATCCTGGCGGCATTAAAGGAAACGTTCCCCCAACTTCTTATGATCGAACTGAAACTCTCCAAACTGAATCCCCCTTTTGGCGGAGATGTTTACAGTGCCTCTGTAATTCTTAGAGAGACCTACAGTTAG
- a CDS encoding bactofilin family protein, which produces MMGIKQKDENSAGGLHNTLATGTTVKGNIITETDFRLDGQVEGDISCNGKIVVGPKGQVIGNIVSSNAEILGEVEGSVRVSEKLVLKATANIKGDVFAQSLEIEPNARFNGVCNMSPDTTKKTKAQ; this is translated from the coding sequence ATGATGGGAATAAAACAAAAAGACGAAAACTCTGCTGGTGGCCTACATAACACCCTTGCCACCGGAACAACCGTAAAAGGTAATATTATTACAGAAACCGATTTCAGATTAGACGGCCAGGTAGAAGGCGATATCAGTTGTAACGGCAAGATCGTTGTCGGACCGAAAGGACAAGTTATCGGTAATATTGTCTCTTCCAATGCCGAGATCCTGGGCGAAGTAGAAGGTTCCGTACGTGTCAGTGAAAAATTAGTCCTGAAAGCTACGGCAAATATCAAAGGGGATGTGTTTGCACAGTCACTCGAAATAGAACCGAATGCCCGTTTCAACGGAGTTTGTAATATGTCACCCGATACGACAAAGAAAACAAAAGCCCAGTAA
- a CDS encoding monomeric [FeFe] hydrogenase, with protein MAFTNNVMIVRHGLMAKLVKLWKENRLLDEIDRLPIELSPRKSKVIGRCCVHKERAVWKYKTLPLLGFDMQDEIDELTPLSEYAKQALLRSENKKENLMCVVDEACSSCVQVNYEITNLCRGCVARSCYMNCPKDAIQFKKNGQARIDHDTCISCGKCHQNCPYHAIVYIPIPCEEVCPVKAISKDEYGVEHIDESKCIYCGKCVNACPFGAIFEISQVFDVLQRLRNKEQMIAIVAPSILAQFSAPVENVYGAIKAMGFTEIVEVAQGAMETTRREAEELKEKLEEGQPFMTTSCCPSYVQLAEKHIPDLKKYISSTGSPMYYTARIVKEKYPNAQVVFIGPCVAKRKEVKMDPAVDFTLTFEEIGSILEGLDIKVEEAKPFSVLYNSVREAHGFAQSGGVINAVKVYLKEEQVNAVQVANLTKKNVALLRAYAKTGKAPAQFIEVMACEGGCVTGPCIHADKVAGQKQLIKELTKF; from the coding sequence ATGGCATTTACCAACAACGTAATGATTGTGCGCCACGGATTGATGGCGAAGTTAGTGAAACTTTGGAAAGAGAATCGTCTCCTGGACGAGATTGACCGTTTGCCCATAGAATTAAGTCCCCGTAAATCGAAAGTGATAGGCCGTTGCTGTGTACATAAGGAGCGTGCTGTCTGGAAATACAAGACACTTCCTCTGCTGGGATTCGATATGCAGGATGAAATAGACGAACTGACTCCGTTGTCCGAGTATGCAAAACAAGCTCTGTTGCGTTCGGAAAACAAGAAGGAAAACCTGATGTGCGTTGTTGATGAGGCATGTTCTTCCTGTGTACAGGTAAACTATGAAATTACAAACCTATGCCGTGGCTGTGTGGCGCGTAGCTGTTATATGAACTGTCCGAAAGACGCCATCCAGTTCAAGAAGAACGGACAGGCGCGGATAGACCATGATACCTGTATCAGTTGCGGTAAATGTCATCAGAACTGTCCTTACCATGCCATCGTATATATTCCGATCCCTTGTGAAGAAGTTTGTCCGGTGAAGGCGATCAGTAAGGACGAATATGGCGTGGAGCATATCGACGAATCGAAATGTATCTATTGCGGTAAATGTGTGAATGCCTGTCCTTTCGGTGCCATCTTCGAGATATCGCAGGTGTTCGATGTCTTGCAGCGCCTGCGTAATAAGGAGCAGATGATCGCCATTGTAGCTCCTTCTATCCTGGCACAATTCAGTGCGCCGGTGGAAAATGTATATGGTGCGATCAAGGCGATGGGATTCACGGAGATTGTTGAAGTAGCCCAGGGAGCGATGGAAACGACCCGCCGGGAAGCAGAAGAGTTGAAGGAGAAACTGGAAGAAGGACAACCCTTTATGACGACCAGTTGCTGTCCTTCTTATGTGCAGTTGGCGGAGAAACATATTCCGGATCTGAAGAAATATATCTCTTCTACCGGTTCCCCCATGTATTATACTGCCCGCATCGTCAAAGAGAAATACCCCAATGCCCAGGTTGTCTTTATCGGTCCGTGCGTAGCCAAGCGCAAGGAGGTGAAGATGGACCCGGCAGTCGATTTCACACTGACATTCGAAGAGATTGGTTCTATTTTGGAAGGACTGGATATCAAGGTAGAAGAAGCAAAACCCTTCTCCGTTCTCTATAATTCTGTGCGTGAAGCGCATGGCTTTGCCCAGAGTGGCGGTGTTATCAATGCCGTAAAAGTGTATCTGAAAGAGGAACAGGTGAACGCCGTACAGGTAGCCAACCTGACGAAAAAGAATGTCGCCCTGCTTCGTGCCTATGCCAAAACAGGCAAAGCCCCGGCACAGTTTATCGAAGTCATGGCTTGCGAAGGCGGTTGTGTAACCGGTCCTTGCATTCATGCGGATAAGGTTGCGGGACAGAAACAGCTGATCAAAGAACTTACTAAATTCTAA
- a CDS encoding MarC family protein — protein MDTLLPFALLCFTSFFTLTNPLGTMPVFLTMTNGMSDDERKTIVRRATIVSFITLMVFTFSGQFLFKFFGISTNGFRIAGGIIIFTIGFDMLQARYSKAKLKDEEVKTYVNDISITPLAIPMLCGPGAIANGIMLMEDANTLIKKILLVSVIASVYFITFLILRASTRLNKYMGETGNNVMMRLMGLILMVIAVVCFVSGFKPIMIDILQQANL, from the coding sequence ATGGACACCTTACTCCCTTTCGCCCTTTTGTGCTTCACTTCCTTTTTTACATTGACAAACCCGTTGGGCACTATGCCGGTCTTTCTGACCATGACGAACGGGATGAGTGACGACGAACGTAAAACCATCGTCCGCCGTGCCACGATCGTGTCGTTTATCACCCTGATGGTCTTTACCTTCTCCGGACAATTCCTCTTTAAATTCTTTGGTATTTCTACGAATGGTTTCCGTATTGCCGGAGGTATTATTATCTTTACCATCGGATTTGACATGCTTCAGGCACGTTATTCCAAGGCAAAACTCAAAGACGAGGAGGTAAAAACCTATGTAAACGATATCTCTATCACTCCGCTTGCCATCCCGATGCTTTGCGGTCCGGGCGCTATCGCCAACGGGATCATGCTGATGGAAGATGCGAATACATTGATAAAGAAGATACTGCTGGTCAGTGTGATCGCATCCGTTTATTTTATCACCTTCCTGATCCTCCGGGCATCCACCCGGCTGAATAAGTATATGGGGGAAACAGGCAACAACGTGATGATGCGTCTGATGGGCCTTATCCTGATGGTTATTGCTGTGGTATGTTTTGTAAGCGGATTCAAACCCATAATGATTGACATACTACAACAAGCTAATTTATGA
- a CDS encoding HAD family hydrolase, whose protein sequence is MEGIQVIGFDADDTLWVNETYFLETEQKLRLLLAPYVDGETVSAELFRTESRNMPLYGYGVKAYILSVLETAIRITDGKVPTNVLEQILLLGKEQLSKPVELLDGVEETLNALVGRYRLIVVTKGDLLDQEQKLRRSGIEHLFHHVEIMSDKTDREYRLLLKHLDIQPEEFLMIGNSVRSDILPPLELGSYAIHVPYQTTWAHEKVDESVVSPRFFTVDSLWDVISLLP, encoded by the coding sequence ATAGAAGGAATACAGGTCATCGGTTTCGATGCCGATGACACGCTTTGGGTGAATGAAACTTATTTCCTGGAGACGGAGCAGAAACTCCGTCTTTTATTGGCTCCTTATGTGGATGGGGAAACTGTTTCGGCCGAACTTTTCAGGACGGAAAGCCGGAACATGCCTCTTTATGGTTATGGGGTGAAAGCTTATATCCTTTCTGTGCTGGAAACGGCGATCCGTATCACGGACGGGAAAGTCCCGACAAACGTATTGGAGCAGATTCTTCTTTTGGGAAAAGAACAGCTGTCCAAACCGGTAGAACTTCTGGACGGAGTGGAGGAGACGTTGAATGCCCTTGTGGGCCGCTACCGCCTTATTGTGGTAACGAAAGGTGACCTGCTCGATCAGGAGCAAAAGTTACGCCGTTCGGGGATCGAACATCTTTTCCATCATGTAGAGATTATGAGTGACAAGACCGACAGGGAATATCGTCTGTTATTGAAACATCTCGACATACAACCCGAAGAGTTCTTGATGATAGGAAACTCTGTCCGTTCAGATATCCTTCCTCCGCTGGAACTGGGAAGCTATGCCATCCACGTACCTTATCAAACGACCTGGGCGCACGAAAAGGTAGATGAGTCCGTTGTCAGCCCTCGTTTTTTTACCGTCGATTCTTTATGGGATGTGATATCCTTGCTACCCTAA